The Sabethes cyaneus chromosome 3, idSabCyanKW18_F2, whole genome shotgun sequence DNA window AGTTCGGAAACGACCGAAAATAAGtttgatttgattttctcaACAAAATATAAACATAATCCGGTGGTGCCAGCCCCAGGACTTGTCTATGATTTATGATGCCTATTATTTGAATACGTTTGTTTTTGGCTCAATTCTTTTAGCTTCGGCTTTCAGACTAACGTAGATTGTTTCCATTCTAGCAAACTTTCCGACTGTGATGTCGTATTCATCCCACGACTTCACTAAAATTGCttggtaattccctacaaatcCTTGGCTTCTCGGTGACGGTCGAATGACAAGATCTCGGAGAGTTGGCGTTCTTCAGCATTATGCTGCGAGAGTTGCAGCAGCCAAGTCGGTCTCTCTTTTTGTTAATGGGATGAGAACAACTCCTTACATTCACTTCTCCTCGTTTCAGATCTTGAAAATTACCCAGTGAAGAGAGTAGTTGGTCCTTACCGGCGATTCTGTTGGTCTTCATTAATCCGATTTCTCACTTGCCTGCCAACCACCTCAGCTATGATCAAGTTTTTCAACTCTTGCCTCACATGCTAACCTTTGCTAATTCGTGGGCTCTTCACTTGGTGGTAAAATGACATTTCAAACtttgaaataaaaacataagGCAAGAACCAAAAAAATCGTATTGTCGACGTGCTTAGTATTTTGGGATATATCTAAAGCTAACACCGTCTAATAAAAAACTAGTGAAACTCTGTTCACAAATCGAAACGCATTGATCAACCTTTTTATCGGGCCGGTTCCGGTCAGAAACCGTATTTTGGATTCGACGTGTTTTGATTCTGATCGGAACAGGCTCCAATCTACGGTACAGAATATGTAGAtgcaaataactttttttttattgatagcATCCCGGCGAATCAGACCGCTTTACAATTGAAACTAACATAATATCAATGTTTATTACACTGAATACTTTTTttcacacggtttgttttttcgattattaagaactgAACAAGTTATGGACCATTCCCTTATTATTTAATGCATTTGGgagcggcccgacattcgtcacgtgaTTTGTAAATGGtacctaagttgcaccgttcttaaGTAATCGaataaaacaaaccgtgtaaaaaagagtGTAGTGTATAAAATTAAATGCAACGTTTAACTAATTTACTACAAAATATTTGCAGATGGTGAAGACAGAAGCTTTTCTAAAACAATGGTGCTGCCAAAAACCTTCAATTCAATTGAGTTACTTACATGACACCCAAATATATTGGACAAAAGCACAATCCACCTGGCTTGCTTGGAGCCTTTACTGAATTGCAGAATTCATTGATTTTTCTACAAATGTCAAGCAAATCTAAATAATAAACGTCCATCTATTCGAATAATTGAATAAAACAAGACTTTTTTCCATTTGCTAAATACATTTATCGAGACACTAATTATTGCCTTTGAGTCCCAATTTACTCAACACGTCAGGCAAATGTTCCAAAAGCTCTTTCTCGGACATACTAAATTGATTTGCAGACCAAATCATTCTTAGCTCGTTCATCACGAGGCCCAATTTTTGTCCTTTGGGAGCACCCTGTTCGATTAGAGTGTTTCCTTTGACTGGAAATCGTGGCACTTCCCATTCTTTTAGTTGATTGTATAAATGAGCTTTACCATAGTAGCGCAGTAATTCCAAAACATATTCTTTTTTAAGCTTAGCGTTTCCGATTGTGTGCAAAGATAACTGCTGGAACGGCCTGCAATAGATGTTAGACTAGACCAGTGTTGTAAACGTATGAAACGAACAAGCTTACAAAAGTTGATCGACAGCTTCGAACTCTGCTCGGTTTTGCACTAAAAAGTATGCCAATTCTCTTTCAAAAGCGGTGAGCTTTAGTCGTAAATTGAAAGTAATCGCATCCTCGGAATTATTCAGCAAAGCGGAAAGAATTGTAATTGGCTGAATATCATCTACCCTCACTGATGTTACATttgaaaatacctttttaaagTCATCTACTCTAGGTTCCTTCGGCAAACCtgtaaaataacaataataataatccaaaacaaaaaataacaaggCAAAACAAAACCTATGTGTGAAGCAAGGCCACAACTTATCATTTGTGCAGTTAACTCACAACCGAAATTTccacaaatgatttttttccattCTTGCCAAATTCGTTCTCCGCTAATTTTGCTCAACCCCGAGCTATTTTTTGCTATCACTCGAAGCGTTTCTGCATCGTGATTATCCTCTTTTTCGGCTATTCTTCCGTAAAATCGAAAATACCGTAGTATGCGAAGATAATCTTCCTTTATACGAAGGTCTGGATCTCCAACGAATACAACTCTTCGTTTCTGAAGATCTTCATACCCATAGAAGTAATCATATAATTTTCCATCGAAACCTAGATATAAATTTAATGAAATACATTATCTAATGCCAACTATAACGGAATAAAAGCTTACCAAGAAACATTGAGTTAATAGTTAAATCACGTCTATTAGCATCTAACAGCCAATCCTTTGTGTGAACAATTTCGGCGTGTCTGCCGTCTGTAACAACGTCTATCCTCAATGTAGTGATCTCGAAATTTTCCTTGTCATTAATTCTGGGTGTTATAGTGCCATGCTTTTCTCCATTCATATTGATCATACGAATATTTTCTTTTgtaaaaatatctttcatttCGGCTGGCGTTGCCGTCGTAGCTATATCTACATCTTTCGGGCATTTCCCCATTAGAATATCTCTGAAAGGCACGTTGCGTGTTCAAATGAGTACATATATACGTCTGTTTCATCATACCTGACTGCACCACCAGCCACCCGAATTTCGTGATTGTACTTTGCGAACAAGTCAATTAGATCTTGCAACTCTTTCGTAAAAATTGACCGGAATTCCGGTGAATCTATCTTCATTACAACCGGGTTCGGTCTTGCTATAGCAGCGGCTTCCATTGTACGTTTAGTAATCAAATGTTCCCACTTCTTTTCGAAATTCGCCTTCCAGCAAAAACAAACCTAAAAATTTATAAGATAAAGTCGTATTTTTCTAAGCATATTGATATTACAAACTTGCGGGCGAAATTGTTTAACCAACGTCGGCAGCAAACCAGTTAGATTGGACAGTCTCTGTTGCAGCATGCCTTGCTCAATTTATTGTTTTTATAACTGTGTTCTTTTCTGTGCTTTGTCGCGATTTTGATCTAGGGTATATATACCAGTAGTAGACCCtctacctataatggaccctcggGTACAATTAAAgcgtttattgaaaaataatcgATTCATAATAATCGAATTCGATTACACCTTATTTCTGAGAATATATAACATGAAACAGGAAGAGCCTaacataacaaatattttattttataaaatctcTGCTGCGTTCCATTTTGCAGTCTTGTTTTCAAAGATTTCAACAACGTTCTAGGTACGGTTAACGCACATTACAATGACCATTTTATGCGACAAATGGCATGGCAACGTGCTGAAATTGATATTGCACTTTCCCGTGCTGAAACACTGACTTTCTGCAGATGACCCTACGGGAaagcaataatatcaacaaTGTTGTCGGTTAGAAAAATGGTCTATTCTTAAAAATAATGAACTCTTTTACaatcctattgtaaaccgcaAAGATTTTCTAATATTTAGGAtaatggacattccaatctgcttacggaaaatacataaaacataGGCATTTGCCacttaaattataattttttaaaagaaaaaaaccaaaaagttatttatatcctttaattatttaattggtttttttcttttttatcgtttcaggtattctactaagacgctcaaataaacattagttaattctatatttttttgtttaatggAATGTTGCTggtatttattgtaaatgccaATGGTTGGGTACTTTGATTTAGCAGTTCATGATTTAATGGTAAGTAGTGTCTATTACCGGAAAATTTACCCTATTTTGATATCGTCTTCGTCAGAACGTCAGAACCAAGATGTCAACAAAAGTGCAAAGACGATAAAGTAGTTTTGTTACAATCGAGGGGTTTCCAATCAGGCGTATGCAAATATTTTGTAATCAGATATTACCTTGAACTTTTCGGTGATGTAATTATGAGTAATCAATACAATAATTAATATTATCTTCAAGTAATCGTTAATCACTGATAAATGTTAATCTTTGATAACCACAAACGTGTGTAGCACATGGTGACGGAAGTCAGATTTTTTACTACTTACGCTGTGTTGTAATAAGCGGCGTTAAAACCCCCTTTGTGCATTTTCGCTAAAGCCCTACAAATGTATCTTTGTAAGGCTGAATTTGTGTCCATTCCTCTCATTGTCATTCATTGCATAAGAGTAAATAAATAACATGCATAACATTGGAAGATAAAATACTTCGTGtctaaaaagtaataaaatgtttgtaaaaCTTTACGCGTTTTGCCTTAATCGATTATTTAGCAGTGTTGGAAAGTCAACTAGCGTCCAGAAGCAGAGCAGAGTGCTGCGAAAACTGTTGCGTGGATCTAATTTGCAAAAGGAGAAGTggtatgcagaaaaaaatcctgccgtTTCGATAGGCCATGCGAAAGCCGGTGGAAGAGAGTCGCACAGACGTTCA harbors:
- the LOC128743013 gene encoding CCA tRNA nucleotidyltransferase 1, mitochondrial; translated protein: MLQQRLSNLTGLLPTLVKQFRPQVCFCWKANFEKKWEHLITKRTMEAAAIARPNPVVMKIDSPEFRSIFTKELQDLIDLFAKYNHEIRVAGGAVRDILMGKCPKDVDIATTATPAEMKDIFTKENIRMINMNGEKHGTITPRINDKENFEITTLRIDVVTDGRHAEIVHTKDWLLDANRRDLTINSMFLGFDGKLYDYFYGYEDLQKRRVVFVGDPDLRIKEDYLRILRYFRFYGRIAEKEDNHDAETLRVIAKNSSGLSKISGERIWQEWKKIICGNFGCELTAQMISCGLASHIGLPKEPRVDDFKKVFSNVTSVRVDDIQPITILSALLNNSEDAITFNLRLKLTAFERELAYFLVQNRAEFEAVDQLLPFQQLSLHTIGNAKLKKEYVLELLRYYGKAHLYNQLKEWEVPRFPVKGNTLIEQGAPKGQKLGLVMNELRMIWSANQFSMSEKELLEHLPDVLSKLGLKGNN